The proteins below come from a single Esox lucius isolate fEsoLuc1 chromosome 7, fEsoLuc1.pri, whole genome shotgun sequence genomic window:
- the ddias gene encoding uncharacterized protein ddias, producing MSVRRALVDCAVLSLQDQCVLYPCCRGCFSRVLRTDTTWWRCSRCGYRCLEQHLDYRYRLSLRVTRGNTIFGLTVFGSCLNPLFGAKATDLHRLVEESLGEEGQRLGGHSRLLVKAVEDCFIGRHFVFGIKLSGSLPPGTESGSQFIASQISLPLAAAPGCSVVSYYRTLLHQAALGPAWISDPGPAPQSIANTNGAPLLLPPSTEGSFNSTLPACGGSLSLHCSFTRTPTYTQTVPWQQSPGVITSSAEQEEECSFQGGEKGRERGLGEVPGRLKIPGVSGRLISPFSLPQPPCQEEGNNRDSYWDVLSSFCEVPDSPVPSPASLTWAAPMQPSHRQAVPSSARKRGVPETECLSESHLTDLADHVPWEDLPFSESLGEFVCNPADTDPETDHQNRSTTLTEPIPMLPRTLLDITNVEGVTHGGLSPQSQEHKHSADLEEEEDDYNCSADLFHYADNSTDTHTPHVDGHTDTHPPHVDGHTDTSTPVSRRTAPLHSLQLRAQRHTPRALTHTPRALRQEPRNSLRAWQRIFGGALKRTAESRRGSSLGEESDMVPPSPAAPCSLRSTGSSRRRISGVKGSEGGSYLRTKGGAQMRAASSLTNRQHADWERHVPHTLTDRQTNQCQTPSCPSLQEKKVSDWSSDPEIEGCDWSRDMFDDSF from the exons ATGTCTGTCAGAAGGGCTCTGGTGGACTGTGCTGTGCTTTCTCTGCAGGATCAGTGTGTGTTATATCCCTGTTGTAGAGGATGCTTCTCCAGGGTACTACGGACAGACACGACCTG GTGGCGGTGCTCCAGGTGTGGCTACAGGTGTCTGGAACAACACCTGGACTATAGGTACCGTCTGTCTCTAAGGGTAACCAGGGGGAACACCATATTTGGGTTGACAGTCTTCGGGAGCTGCCTCAACCCCCTCTTTGGGGCCAAAGCCACTGACCTTCACAG GCTGGTGGAGGAGTCTTTAGGAGAAGAGGGACAGAGGTTAGGAGGTCACAGCAGGCTGCTGGTGAAGGCTGTTGAGGACTGCTTCATtggaagacattttgtttttgggaTAAAG CTCTCTGGGTCCCTCCCACCTGGGACAGAGTCAGGAAGTCAGTTCATAGCCAGTCAGATTTCTCTCCCCTTGGCTGCTGCTCCTGGCTGCTCTGTGGTCAGTTACTACAGAACCCTCCTCCACCAGGCTGCCCTCGGTCCTGCCTGGATATCTGACCCTGGACCAGCTCCACAGTCCATCGCCAACACCAATGGAGCTCCTCTCCTGCTGCCCCCATCTACTGAGGGTAGTTTTAACTCTACGCTGCCTGCCTGTGGTGGCTCCCTGTCACTGCACTGCTCCTTTACCCGGACCCCCACCTACACCCAGACAGTACCATGGCAACAGTCTCCAGGTGTGATCACCTCGTCTgcagagcaggaggaggagtgtAGCTTTCAGgggggggagaaggggagagagagaggtctgGGGGAGGTCCCAGGGAGACTGAAAATTCCTGGTGTGTCAGGGAGGCTGATCTCCCCATTCAGCTTGCCCCAGCCACCCtgccaggaggaggggaacaacAGGGACAGCTATTGGGATGTTCTGTCCTCTTTCTGTGAAGTCCCTGACTCCCCTGTCCCCAGTCCTGCCTCTCTCACATGGGCTGCCCCAATGCAGCCCAGCCACAGGCAGGCTGTACCATCCAGCGCCAGGAAGAGGGGTGTTCCAGAAACTGAGTGTCTCTCAGAGAGTCATCTTACTGACCTAGCTGACCACGTTCCCTGGGAAGACCTGCCCTTCTCAGAGAGTCTTGGGGAGTTTGTCTGTAATCCTGCAGACACTGACCCAGAAACAGACCATCAGAACCGGTCCACCACCCTGACAGAGCCAATCCCCATGTTACCCAGAACTCTACTGGACATTACTAACGTTGAAGGGGTAACTCATGGAGGACTCAGTCCTCAGTCACAAGAACACAAACACTCTGCTGActtggaagaagaggaggatgatTATAACTGTTCAGCAGATCTCTTCCACTATGCTGAtaacagcacagacacacacacaccacatgtggacggtcacacagacacacacccaccacatgTGGatggtcacacagacaca TCCACCCCTGTCAGCAGGAGAACTGCTCCACTACACAGCCTGCAGCTCAGAGCCCAGCGACACACTCCTagagctctcacacacacacctcgagCACTGCGGCAGGAGCCCAGGAACTCGTTAAGAGCTTGGCAGAGGATCTTCGGTGGAGCTCTTAAGAGAACTGCAGAGAGCAGAAGAGGCAGCAGTCTGGGTGAGGAATCTGACATGGTGCCTCCTTCTCCAGCAGCGCCGTGTTCACTGAGGTCCACCGGTAGCTCCAGGAGGAGAATCAGTGGGGTCAAGGGGTCAGAAGGTGGCAGCTACCTGAGAACTAAGGGTGGAGCGCAGATGAGAGCGGCTTCATCCCTAACTAACAGACAGCATGCTGATTGGGAGAGACATGTTCcccacacactgactgacagacaaaccAACCAATGCCAGACACcttcctgtccctccctccaggAGAAGAAAGTGTCAGATTGGTCCAGTGATCCGGAGATCGAAGGGTGTGATTGGTCCAGAGACATGTTTGATGACTCTTTCTAA
- the rpl23a gene encoding 60S ribosomal protein L23a codes for MAPKAKKEAVPAKTEAKVKALKAKKAVLKGVHSQRKKKIRTSPTFRRPKTLRLRRQPKYPRKSAPRRNKLDHYAIIKFPLTTESAMKKIEDNNTLVFIVDVKANKHQIKHAVKKLYDIDVAKVNTLIRPDGEKKAYVRLAPDYDALDVANKIGII; via the exons ATGGCACCGAAGGCGAAGAAGGAAG CTGTCCCTGCCAAGACTGAGGCCAAGGTGAAGGCTCTGAAGGCCAAGAAGGCTGTTCTGAAGGGAGTCCACAgccagaggaagaagaagattAGGACCTCTCCAACCTTCCGCCGCCCCAAAACCCTGCGCCTCCGCAGACAACCCAAGTACCCCCGCAAGAGCGCCCCACGCAGGAACAA GTTGGACCACTATGCCATCATCAAGTTCCCTCTGACAACAGAGTCCGCCATGAAGAAGATCGAGGACAACAATACCCTTGTTTTCATTGTAGATGTCAAGGCCAACAAGCACCAGATTAAACACGCGGTCAAGAAACTGTACGACATCGACGTGGCAAAGGTCAACACATTGATCAG GCCTGATGGGGAGAAGAAGGCTTACGTGCGTTTGGCTCCAGATTATGATGCCTTGGATGTTGCCAACAAG ATTGGTATCATCTAA